The following are encoded together in the Peromyscus leucopus breed LL Stock chromosome 1, UCI_PerLeu_2.1, whole genome shotgun sequence genome:
- the Hsd3b7 gene encoding 3 beta-hydroxysteroid dehydrogenase type 7 isoform X3: MAGSAQVPTLVYLVTGGCGFLGEHIVRMLLEREPRLRELRVFDLHLSSWLEELKTGPVQVTAIQGDVTQAHEVAAAVAGSHVVIHTAGLVDVFGKASPETIHKVNVLGTQNVIEACMRTGTQFLVYTSSMEVVGPNIKGHPFYRGDEDTPYEAVHRHPYPCSKALAEQLVLEANGRKVSGGLPLVTCALRPTGIYGEGHQVMRDFYNQGLRFGGRLFRAIPASVEHGRVYVAAHLPPSLLAGNVAWMHVLVARELEQRAALMGGQVYFCYDKSPYKSYEDFNMEFLGPCGLRLIGTHPLLPYWLLVLLATLNALLQWLLRPLVLYTPLLNPYTLAMANTTFTVSTNKAQRHFGYKPLFSWEESKARTIHWVQALEASAR, from the exons ATGGCAGGGTCCGCACAGGTGCCGACACTGGTGTACCTGGTCACAGgtggctgtggcttcctgggggaGCACATTGTTCGGATGCTGTTGGAGCGGGAGCCCAGGCTCCGGGAGCTGCGTGTCTTTGACCTGCACCTGAGTTCCTGGCTGGAGGAGCTGAAAACAG GGCCTGTGCAGGTGACCGCCATCCAGGGGGATGTGACTCAGGCCCACGAGGTGGCAGCTGCCGTGGCTGGATCTCATGTGGTCATCCACACGGCTGGGCTGGTGGATGTGTTTGGGAAGGCCAGTCCAGAGACCATCCACAAAGTGAATGTGCTGG GCACACAGAATGTGATTGAGGCTTGTATGCGGACTGGAACTCAGTTCCTGGTCTACACGAGCAGCATGGAGGTTGTGGGGCCTAATATCAAGGGCCACCCCTTCTACAG GGGCGATGAAGACACCCCATACGAGGCGGTCCACAGACACCCCTACCCTTGTAGCAAAGCCCTCGCTGAGCAACTGGTCCTGGAGGCCAATGGGAGGAAG GTCAGTGGAGGGCTACCCCTGGTGACATGTGCCCTCCGACCCACGGGCATCTACGGTGAAGGTCACCAGGTCATGAGAGACTTCTACAACCAGGGCCTGCGCTTTGGGGGTCGGCTGTTCCGGGCCATCCCGGCTTCTGTGGAGCATGGTCGGGTCTATGTTG CggcccatctccctccctccctactggCAGGCAATGTGGCTTGGATGCACGTGCTGGTGGCCCGAGAACTGGAGCAGCGGGCGGCGCTCATGGGTGGCCAGGTCTACTTCTGCTATGACAAGTCGCCCTATAAGAGCTACGAGGACTTCAACATGGAGTTTCTGGGTCCCTGTGGACTTCGGCTGATAGGCACCCACCCACTTCTGCCCTACTGGCTGCTGGTGCTTCTGGCTACCCTCAACGCCCTCCTGCAGTGGCTGCTCCGCCCACTGGTGCTGTACACACCCCTGCTGAACCCCTATACTCTGGCCATGGCCAACACCACCTTCACCGTCAGCACCAACAAGGCCCAGCGCCATTTCGGCTACAAGCCTCTCTTCTCATGGGAAGAGAGCAAGGCCCGTACCATTCACTGGGTGCAGGCCTTGGAGGCTTCGGCCAGGTGA
- the Hsd3b7 gene encoding 3 beta-hydroxysteroid dehydrogenase type 7 isoform X5: MGQEGGASGRKEACVQLAGPSAQDTSSPVASLDSLELATGGCGFLGEHIVRMLLEREPRLRELRVFDLHLSSWLEELKTGTQNVIEACMRTGTQFLVYTSSMEVVGPNIKGHPFYRGDEDTPYEAVHRHPYPCSKALAEQLVLEANGRKVSGGLPLVTCALRPTGIYGEGHQVMRDFYNQGLRFGGRLFRAIPASVEHGRVYVAAHLPPSLLAGNVAWMHVLVARELEQRAALMGGQVYFCYDKSPYKSYEDFNMEFLGPCGLRLIGTHPLLPYWLLVLLATLNALLQWLLRPLVLYTPLLNPYTLAMANTTFTVSTNKAQRHFGYKPLFSWEESKARTIHWVQALEASAR; encoded by the exons ATGGGCCAGGAGGGAGGAGCAAGCggaaggaaggaagcctgtgTGCAGCTAGCTGGCCCATCAGCCCAGGACACAAGCTCTCCAGTGGCCAGTTTGGACTCCCTGGAACTAGCTACAG gtggctgtggcttcctgggggaGCACATTGTTCGGATGCTGTTGGAGCGGGAGCCCAGGCTCCGGGAGCTGCGTGTCTTTGACCTGCACCTGAGTTCCTGGCTGGAGGAGCTGAAAACAG GCACACAGAATGTGATTGAGGCTTGTATGCGGACTGGAACTCAGTTCCTGGTCTACACGAGCAGCATGGAGGTTGTGGGGCCTAATATCAAGGGCCACCCCTTCTACAG GGGCGATGAAGACACCCCATACGAGGCGGTCCACAGACACCCCTACCCTTGTAGCAAAGCCCTCGCTGAGCAACTGGTCCTGGAGGCCAATGGGAGGAAG GTCAGTGGAGGGCTACCCCTGGTGACATGTGCCCTCCGACCCACGGGCATCTACGGTGAAGGTCACCAGGTCATGAGAGACTTCTACAACCAGGGCCTGCGCTTTGGGGGTCGGCTGTTCCGGGCCATCCCGGCTTCTGTGGAGCATGGTCGGGTCTATGTTG CggcccatctccctccctccctactggCAGGCAATGTGGCTTGGATGCACGTGCTGGTGGCCCGAGAACTGGAGCAGCGGGCGGCGCTCATGGGTGGCCAGGTCTACTTCTGCTATGACAAGTCGCCCTATAAGAGCTACGAGGACTTCAACATGGAGTTTCTGGGTCCCTGTGGACTTCGGCTGATAGGCACCCACCCACTTCTGCCCTACTGGCTGCTGGTGCTTCTGGCTACCCTCAACGCCCTCCTGCAGTGGCTGCTCCGCCCACTGGTGCTGTACACACCCCTGCTGAACCCCTATACTCTGGCCATGGCCAACACCACCTTCACCGTCAGCACCAACAAGGCCCAGCGCCATTTCGGCTACAAGCCTCTCTTCTCATGGGAAGAGAGCAAGGCCCGTACCATTCACTGGGTGCAGGCCTTGGAGGCTTCGGCCAGGTGA
- the Hsd3b7 gene encoding 3 beta-hydroxysteroid dehydrogenase type 7 isoform X1, which yields MGQEGGASGRKEACVQLAGPSAQDTSSPVASLDSLELATGGCGFLGEHIVRMLLEREPRLRELRVFDLHLSSWLEELKTGPVQVTAIQGDVTQAHEVAAAVAGSHVVIHTAGLVDVFGKASPETIHKVNVLGTQNVIEACMRTGTQFLVYTSSMEVVGPNIKGHPFYRGDEDTPYEAVHRHPYPCSKALAEQLVLEANGRKVSGGLPLVTCALRPTGIYGEGHQVMRDFYNQGLRFGGRLFRAIPASVEHGRVYVAAHLPPSLLAGNVAWMHVLVARELEQRAALMGGQVYFCYDKSPYKSYEDFNMEFLGPCGLRLIGTHPLLPYWLLVLLATLNALLQWLLRPLVLYTPLLNPYTLAMANTTFTVSTNKAQRHFGYKPLFSWEESKARTIHWVQALEASAR from the exons ATGGGCCAGGAGGGAGGAGCAAGCggaaggaaggaagcctgtgTGCAGCTAGCTGGCCCATCAGCCCAGGACACAAGCTCTCCAGTGGCCAGTTTGGACTCCCTGGAACTAGCTACAG gtggctgtggcttcctgggggaGCACATTGTTCGGATGCTGTTGGAGCGGGAGCCCAGGCTCCGGGAGCTGCGTGTCTTTGACCTGCACCTGAGTTCCTGGCTGGAGGAGCTGAAAACAG GGCCTGTGCAGGTGACCGCCATCCAGGGGGATGTGACTCAGGCCCACGAGGTGGCAGCTGCCGTGGCTGGATCTCATGTGGTCATCCACACGGCTGGGCTGGTGGATGTGTTTGGGAAGGCCAGTCCAGAGACCATCCACAAAGTGAATGTGCTGG GCACACAGAATGTGATTGAGGCTTGTATGCGGACTGGAACTCAGTTCCTGGTCTACACGAGCAGCATGGAGGTTGTGGGGCCTAATATCAAGGGCCACCCCTTCTACAG GGGCGATGAAGACACCCCATACGAGGCGGTCCACAGACACCCCTACCCTTGTAGCAAAGCCCTCGCTGAGCAACTGGTCCTGGAGGCCAATGGGAGGAAG GTCAGTGGAGGGCTACCCCTGGTGACATGTGCCCTCCGACCCACGGGCATCTACGGTGAAGGTCACCAGGTCATGAGAGACTTCTACAACCAGGGCCTGCGCTTTGGGGGTCGGCTGTTCCGGGCCATCCCGGCTTCTGTGGAGCATGGTCGGGTCTATGTTG CggcccatctccctccctccctactggCAGGCAATGTGGCTTGGATGCACGTGCTGGTGGCCCGAGAACTGGAGCAGCGGGCGGCGCTCATGGGTGGCCAGGTCTACTTCTGCTATGACAAGTCGCCCTATAAGAGCTACGAGGACTTCAACATGGAGTTTCTGGGTCCCTGTGGACTTCGGCTGATAGGCACCCACCCACTTCTGCCCTACTGGCTGCTGGTGCTTCTGGCTACCCTCAACGCCCTCCTGCAGTGGCTGCTCCGCCCACTGGTGCTGTACACACCCCTGCTGAACCCCTATACTCTGGCCATGGCCAACACCACCTTCACCGTCAGCACCAACAAGGCCCAGCGCCATTTCGGCTACAAGCCTCTCTTCTCATGGGAAGAGAGCAAGGCCCGTACCATTCACTGGGTGCAGGCCTTGGAGGCTTCGGCCAGGTGA
- the Stx1b gene encoding syntaxin-1B isoform X1, with translation MSREEWGAPSSLEQAKDSDDEEEVVHVDRDHFMDEFFEQVEEIRGCIEKLSEDVEQVKKQHSAILAAPNPDEKTKQELEDLTADIKKTANKVRSKLKAIEQSIEQEEGLNRSSADLRIRKTQHSTLSRKFVEVMTEYNATQSKYRDRCKDRIQRQLEITGRTTTNEELEDMLESGKLAIFTDDIKMDSQMTKQALNEIETRHNEIIKLETSIRELHDMFVDMAMLVESQGEMIDRIEYNVEHSVDYVERAVSDTKKAVKYQSKARRKKIMIIICCVVLGVVLASSIGGTLGL, from the exons GCAAAAGACAGTGATGATGAAGAGGAGGTGGTCCATGTGGATCGGGACCACTTTATGGATGAGTTCTTTGAACAG GTGGAAGAGATCCGAGGCTGCATCGAGAAACTGTCCGAGGATGTGGAACAGGTGAAGAAACAGCACAGTGCCATCCTGGCCGCCCCCAACCCGGATGAGA agactAAACAGGAGCTGGAGGACCTCACGGCAGACATCAAAAAGACGGCAAACAAGGTCCGGTCCAAGTTGAAAG CGATCGAGCAGAGCATTGAGCAGGAAGAAGGGCTGAATCGTTCCTCCGCAGACTTGCGCATCCGCAAGACCCAG CACTCCACACTCTCGCGGAAGTTCGTGGAGGTAATGACCGAGTATAATGCAACCCAGTCCAAGTACCGGGACCGCTGCAAGGACCGCATCCAGCGGCAGCTGGAGATCA CTGGCAGGACTACCACCAATGAAGAGCTGGAAGACATGTTGGAAAGCGGGAAGCTGGCCATCTTCACTGACGAT atcaaGATGGACTCACAGATGACAAAGCAGGCACTAAATGAGATTGAGACAAGGCACAACGAGATCATCAAACTGGAGACCAGCATCCGAGAGCTGCACGACATGTTTGTGGACATGGCCATGCTGGTGGAGAGCCAG GGCGAGATGATTGACCGCATCGAATACAACGTGGAACATTCCGTGGACTATGTGGAACGAGCCGTGTCCGACACCAAGAAAGCTGTGAAATACCAGAGCAAGGCGAGGAGG AAGAAAATCATGATCATCATttgctgtgtggtgctgggggtggtcTTGGCGTCGTCCATTGGGGGGACACTGGGCTTGTAG
- the Hsd3b7 gene encoding 3 beta-hydroxysteroid dehydrogenase type 7 isoform X2: MGQEGGASGRKEACVQLAGPSAQDTSSPVASLDSLELATGGCGFLGEHIVRMLLEREPRLRELRVFDLHLSSWLEELKTGPVQVTAIQGDVTQAHEVAAAVAGSHVVIHTAGLVDVFGKASPETIHKVNVLGTQNVIEACMRTGTQFLVYTSSMEVVGPNIKGHPFYRGDEDTPYEAVHRHPYPCSKALAEQLVLEANGRKVSGGLPLVTCALRPTGIYGEGHQVMRDFYNQGLRFGGRLFRAIPASVEHGRVYVGNVAWMHVLVARELEQRAALMGGQVYFCYDKSPYKSYEDFNMEFLGPCGLRLIGTHPLLPYWLLVLLATLNALLQWLLRPLVLYTPLLNPYTLAMANTTFTVSTNKAQRHFGYKPLFSWEESKARTIHWVQALEASAR, from the exons ATGGGCCAGGAGGGAGGAGCAAGCggaaggaaggaagcctgtgTGCAGCTAGCTGGCCCATCAGCCCAGGACACAAGCTCTCCAGTGGCCAGTTTGGACTCCCTGGAACTAGCTACAG gtggctgtggcttcctgggggaGCACATTGTTCGGATGCTGTTGGAGCGGGAGCCCAGGCTCCGGGAGCTGCGTGTCTTTGACCTGCACCTGAGTTCCTGGCTGGAGGAGCTGAAAACAG GGCCTGTGCAGGTGACCGCCATCCAGGGGGATGTGACTCAGGCCCACGAGGTGGCAGCTGCCGTGGCTGGATCTCATGTGGTCATCCACACGGCTGGGCTGGTGGATGTGTTTGGGAAGGCCAGTCCAGAGACCATCCACAAAGTGAATGTGCTGG GCACACAGAATGTGATTGAGGCTTGTATGCGGACTGGAACTCAGTTCCTGGTCTACACGAGCAGCATGGAGGTTGTGGGGCCTAATATCAAGGGCCACCCCTTCTACAG GGGCGATGAAGACACCCCATACGAGGCGGTCCACAGACACCCCTACCCTTGTAGCAAAGCCCTCGCTGAGCAACTGGTCCTGGAGGCCAATGGGAGGAAG GTCAGTGGAGGGCTACCCCTGGTGACATGTGCCCTCCGACCCACGGGCATCTACGGTGAAGGTCACCAGGTCATGAGAGACTTCTACAACCAGGGCCTGCGCTTTGGGGGTCGGCTGTTCCGGGCCATCCCGGCTTCTGTGGAGCATGGTCGGGTCTATGTTG GCAATGTGGCTTGGATGCACGTGCTGGTGGCCCGAGAACTGGAGCAGCGGGCGGCGCTCATGGGTGGCCAGGTCTACTTCTGCTATGACAAGTCGCCCTATAAGAGCTACGAGGACTTCAACATGGAGTTTCTGGGTCCCTGTGGACTTCGGCTGATAGGCACCCACCCACTTCTGCCCTACTGGCTGCTGGTGCTTCTGGCTACCCTCAACGCCCTCCTGCAGTGGCTGCTCCGCCCACTGGTGCTGTACACACCCCTGCTGAACCCCTATACTCTGGCCATGGCCAACACCACCTTCACCGTCAGCACCAACAAGGCCCAGCGCCATTTCGGCTACAAGCCTCTCTTCTCATGGGAAGAGAGCAAGGCCCGTACCATTCACTGGGTGCAGGCCTTGGAGGCTTCGGCCAGGTGA
- the Hsd3b7 gene encoding 3 beta-hydroxysteroid dehydrogenase type 7 isoform X4, whose translation MAGSAQVPTLVYLVTGGCGFLGEHIVRMLLEREPRLRELRVFDLHLSSWLEELKTGPVQVTAIQGDVTQAHEVAAAVAGSHVVIHTAGLVDVFGKASPETIHKVNVLGTQNVIEACMRTGTQFLVYTSSMEVVGPNIKGHPFYRGDEDTPYEAVHRHPYPCSKALAEQLVLEANGRKVSGGLPLVTCALRPTGIYGEGHQVMRDFYNQGLRFGGRLFRAIPASVEHGRVYVGNVAWMHVLVARELEQRAALMGGQVYFCYDKSPYKSYEDFNMEFLGPCGLRLIGTHPLLPYWLLVLLATLNALLQWLLRPLVLYTPLLNPYTLAMANTTFTVSTNKAQRHFGYKPLFSWEESKARTIHWVQALEASAR comes from the exons ATGGCAGGGTCCGCACAGGTGCCGACACTGGTGTACCTGGTCACAGgtggctgtggcttcctgggggaGCACATTGTTCGGATGCTGTTGGAGCGGGAGCCCAGGCTCCGGGAGCTGCGTGTCTTTGACCTGCACCTGAGTTCCTGGCTGGAGGAGCTGAAAACAG GGCCTGTGCAGGTGACCGCCATCCAGGGGGATGTGACTCAGGCCCACGAGGTGGCAGCTGCCGTGGCTGGATCTCATGTGGTCATCCACACGGCTGGGCTGGTGGATGTGTTTGGGAAGGCCAGTCCAGAGACCATCCACAAAGTGAATGTGCTGG GCACACAGAATGTGATTGAGGCTTGTATGCGGACTGGAACTCAGTTCCTGGTCTACACGAGCAGCATGGAGGTTGTGGGGCCTAATATCAAGGGCCACCCCTTCTACAG GGGCGATGAAGACACCCCATACGAGGCGGTCCACAGACACCCCTACCCTTGTAGCAAAGCCCTCGCTGAGCAACTGGTCCTGGAGGCCAATGGGAGGAAG GTCAGTGGAGGGCTACCCCTGGTGACATGTGCCCTCCGACCCACGGGCATCTACGGTGAAGGTCACCAGGTCATGAGAGACTTCTACAACCAGGGCCTGCGCTTTGGGGGTCGGCTGTTCCGGGCCATCCCGGCTTCTGTGGAGCATGGTCGGGTCTATGTTG GCAATGTGGCTTGGATGCACGTGCTGGTGGCCCGAGAACTGGAGCAGCGGGCGGCGCTCATGGGTGGCCAGGTCTACTTCTGCTATGACAAGTCGCCCTATAAGAGCTACGAGGACTTCAACATGGAGTTTCTGGGTCCCTGTGGACTTCGGCTGATAGGCACCCACCCACTTCTGCCCTACTGGCTGCTGGTGCTTCTGGCTACCCTCAACGCCCTCCTGCAGTGGCTGCTCCGCCCACTGGTGCTGTACACACCCCTGCTGAACCCCTATACTCTGGCCATGGCCAACACCACCTTCACCGTCAGCACCAACAAGGCCCAGCGCCATTTCGGCTACAAGCCTCTCTTCTCATGGGAAGAGAGCAAGGCCCGTACCATTCACTGGGTGCAGGCCTTGGAGGCTTCGGCCAGGTGA
- the Stx1b gene encoding syntaxin-1B isoform X2, whose protein sequence is MKDRTQELRSAKDSDDEEEVVHVDRDHFMDEFFEQVEEIRGCIEKLSEDVEQVKKQHSAILAAPNPDEKTKQELEDLTADIKKTANKVRSKLKAIEQSIEQEEGLNRSSADLRIRKTQHSTLSRKFVEVMTEYNATQSKYRDRCKDRIQRQLEITGRTTTNEELEDMLESGKLAIFTDDIKMDSQMTKQALNEIETRHNEIIKLETSIRELHDMFVDMAMLVESQGEMIDRIEYNVEHSVDYVERAVSDTKKAVKYQSKARRKKIMIIICCVVLGVVLASSIGGTLGL, encoded by the exons GCAAAAGACAGTGATGATGAAGAGGAGGTGGTCCATGTGGATCGGGACCACTTTATGGATGAGTTCTTTGAACAG GTGGAAGAGATCCGAGGCTGCATCGAGAAACTGTCCGAGGATGTGGAACAGGTGAAGAAACAGCACAGTGCCATCCTGGCCGCCCCCAACCCGGATGAGA agactAAACAGGAGCTGGAGGACCTCACGGCAGACATCAAAAAGACGGCAAACAAGGTCCGGTCCAAGTTGAAAG CGATCGAGCAGAGCATTGAGCAGGAAGAAGGGCTGAATCGTTCCTCCGCAGACTTGCGCATCCGCAAGACCCAG CACTCCACACTCTCGCGGAAGTTCGTGGAGGTAATGACCGAGTATAATGCAACCCAGTCCAAGTACCGGGACCGCTGCAAGGACCGCATCCAGCGGCAGCTGGAGATCA CTGGCAGGACTACCACCAATGAAGAGCTGGAAGACATGTTGGAAAGCGGGAAGCTGGCCATCTTCACTGACGAT atcaaGATGGACTCACAGATGACAAAGCAGGCACTAAATGAGATTGAGACAAGGCACAACGAGATCATCAAACTGGAGACCAGCATCCGAGAGCTGCACGACATGTTTGTGGACATGGCCATGCTGGTGGAGAGCCAG GGCGAGATGATTGACCGCATCGAATACAACGTGGAACATTCCGTGGACTATGTGGAACGAGCCGTGTCCGACACCAAGAAAGCTGTGAAATACCAGAGCAAGGCGAGGAGG AAGAAAATCATGATCATCATttgctgtgtggtgctgggggtggtcTTGGCGTCGTCCATTGGGGGGACACTGGGCTTGTAG